In Pedobacter sp. WC2423, the following are encoded in one genomic region:
- a CDS encoding transcription termination/antitermination protein NusG, giving the protein MKNFNSGWYVVYTRSRYEKKICNQLTERGIEYFFPVNKILKVWSDRKKYMDAPLFPSYVFIYLKDIESMYKVLEIDGVVSYIRSGKEIVRVTEKVIDDLKLIFKNDKEISVSERYFESGQKVVIHHGPLTGLDCEIVECYGEHKILVRVSFLKRSIILSLLPEQLTPENRNAVPARTHLHQNAVCINF; this is encoded by the coding sequence ATGAAGAACTTTAATAGCGGCTGGTATGTTGTTTATACGAGGTCGCGTTACGAAAAAAAAATATGCAACCAGCTAACTGAAAGAGGAATTGAATACTTTTTTCCTGTTAATAAAATACTTAAAGTATGGAGTGACAGGAAAAAATATATGGATGCGCCACTGTTTCCCTCTTATGTTTTTATTTACTTAAAGGATATAGAATCTATGTACAAGGTATTGGAAATAGATGGGGTAGTATCTTATATCAGATCAGGGAAGGAAATAGTACGGGTTACCGAGAAAGTGATTGATGATCTGAAACTGATTTTTAAGAATGATAAAGAGATTTCAGTTTCTGAACGGTATTTTGAGTCTGGGCAGAAAGTGGTTATTCATCATGGGCCACTAACAGGACTTGATTGCGAAATAGTAGAGTGCTATGGAGAACATAAAATACTGGTTAGGGTAAGTTTTCTTAAACGGAGTATCATTCTATCCTTATTACCTGAACAGCTCACGCCTGAAAATAGGAATGCCGTACCAGCCCGTACTCATCTGCATCAGAACGCGGTATGTATTAACTTCTAG
- a CDS encoding FtsX-like permease family protein: protein MFKLNFKVALRNLWKNKGFAMINIGGLAIGLTCCLLLLLYVNYQWGYDKQFKDIDRIYGVPKHAANTAGFDRTLGPLDNGLPATLAMEAQEKIQGAEAVSRLINIYKLVNYKGNSFKIKTWAVDPQFLQIFDYKFIKGNAQTAFADPKSILITAKMASKFFGKANPIGQIIKWDNREGLKVTAVIEDLPGNQTIQFEALTTWAFFLMDNPRFKDLGWSSGYTNTVIKLKDNKYFESADATLRKMIIEHSADKHDRTEAFLFPFSKTHLYTQFENGKSVGGKIGQVKLFLFLACCVLAIACINYMNLSTARSEKRAREVGVRKALGSTRKAIAGQFMVESLVLSFIAMAFAFVMLEFCLPYFNHLLDIEMTINYKSIPFWSALLSLILLTGVLAGSYPSFYLSSFVPVKVLKGFTGVGKTSLPIRKILVVVQFGCSVCMIICAIIIYKQISYIRSKPLGFNKENLVELEATGEFSKPGKREVFRRELIRSGAVLSATDYSTGLTNYGNNSSDVTWPGNNDNWKYTWNNRVTGYDFIKTIGAELLSGRDFAREFGTDTSSVLLNESAVRVMGLKNPVGTMITKAGSPYKIIGVIKDYSYESPAYKVSPTLTFLGTAATPKREVYVALLRLNPAQNLSTSIQMIKNLSLKMNPAYPVELYFVHKEMEDKLANEHLLSVLSNLFGGFAILISCLGLLGLALYMAEQRSKEISIRKVLGANLSQLLVLLNKDFMKLVLISNLIACPLAYIISYQWIQQFDYRAEITLWPMIATVGLSISVALLTVSLQIFKVVRANPVDALKYE, encoded by the coding sequence ATGTTTAAGCTAAACTTTAAAGTAGCCCTTCGTAACCTTTGGAAAAATAAAGGCTTTGCCATGATTAACATCGGGGGTTTAGCTATTGGTTTAACCTGCTGCCTTTTGTTACTCCTTTATGTAAATTATCAGTGGGGATATGATAAACAGTTCAAAGATATAGACCGGATTTATGGCGTACCCAAACATGCGGCTAATACTGCTGGTTTTGATCGTACGCTGGGGCCACTGGACAATGGTCTGCCCGCAACACTGGCCATGGAGGCACAAGAAAAAATACAAGGTGCTGAAGCAGTAAGTCGTTTGATAAATATTTACAAGTTAGTTAATTACAAGGGTAATAGTTTCAAGATTAAAACATGGGCTGTTGACCCCCAGTTCTTACAAATATTTGATTATAAATTTATAAAAGGGAATGCGCAAACCGCTTTTGCAGATCCGAAATCAATATTGATCACGGCAAAAATGGCCAGTAAGTTTTTTGGGAAAGCCAACCCGATAGGACAGATCATCAAGTGGGATAACCGGGAAGGGCTCAAAGTAACGGCTGTCATTGAAGATTTACCTGGTAATCAAACTATACAATTTGAAGCATTAACCACATGGGCTTTCTTCCTGATGGATAATCCCAGGTTTAAGGATTTGGGCTGGTCCTCAGGATATACTAATACTGTTATTAAATTAAAAGATAACAAGTACTTTGAGTCGGCCGATGCCACTTTAAGAAAAATGATCATTGAACATTCAGCAGATAAACACGATCGTACCGAAGCCTTTCTGTTCCCTTTCAGTAAAACACATTTGTATACGCAATTTGAAAACGGAAAATCAGTTGGCGGAAAGATCGGTCAGGTCAAATTATTTCTTTTCCTGGCTTGCTGTGTTTTGGCTATCGCATGTATTAATTATATGAACCTTTCCACGGCAAGATCTGAAAAAAGGGCAAGGGAAGTAGGGGTAAGAAAGGCTTTGGGATCTACCAGGAAAGCTATTGCCGGACAATTTATGGTAGAATCATTGGTACTCTCATTTATCGCCATGGCATTTGCTTTCGTTATGCTCGAATTTTGCCTTCCCTATTTCAACCATCTGCTCGATATTGAAATGACCATTAATTATAAATCCATACCATTCTGGTCGGCTTTATTGTCCCTGATTCTGCTTACAGGGGTTCTGGCCGGCAGTTATCCATCGTTTTACCTCTCTTCATTTGTACCCGTAAAAGTTTTGAAAGGCTTTACTGGAGTTGGAAAAACATCTTTGCCTATCCGTAAGATATTGGTTGTTGTACAATTTGGCTGCTCGGTTTGTATGATCATCTGCGCCATCATTATTTATAAACAGATCAGCTATATCAGGAGTAAGCCTTTAGGATTTAATAAAGAAAACCTCGTGGAGCTGGAAGCTACCGGAGAGTTCAGTAAACCTGGAAAACGGGAGGTATTCAGGAGAGAACTGATCAGATCGGGAGCTGTCCTTTCTGCAACGGATTATTCTACAGGATTAACAAATTATGGTAATAATTCTTCGGATGTCACCTGGCCCGGAAATAATGACAACTGGAAATATACATGGAATAACAGGGTCACCGGGTACGATTTTATCAAAACTATCGGCGCTGAATTATTATCGGGCAGAGATTTCGCCAGGGAATTTGGTACAGACACCAGCAGCGTGTTATTGAACGAAAGTGCGGTTAGAGTAATGGGGTTGAAAAATCCAGTGGGAACCATGATTACTAAAGCTGGAAGTCCGTATAAGATCATTGGCGTTATCAAAGATTACAGCTATGAGTCGCCAGCTTATAAAGTATCACCTACTCTTACCTTTCTGGGGACAGCTGCCACACCGAAAAGAGAAGTTTATGTAGCGCTGCTGAGGTTAAATCCTGCACAGAATTTGAGTACTTCTATACAAATGATCAAGAATCTGAGTTTAAAAATGAACCCGGCATATCCTGTGGAGTTATACTTCGTGCACAAAGAAATGGAGGACAAACTGGCCAATGAGCATTTATTGAGCGTCTTATCGAATTTATTTGGAGGGTTTGCCATTTTGATTTCCTGTCTTGGATTATTGGGGCTGGCTTTATATATGGCAGAACAAAGAAGCAAAGAAATCAGTATCCGGAAAGTATTGGGCGCAAACCTGAGCCAATTATTGGTCCTGTTGAATAAAGACTTCATGAAACTGGTACTAATCTCCAATTTAATCGCCTGTCCGCTGGCTTATATCATAAGTTATCAATGGATACAGCAATTTGATTACCGGGCGGAAATAACATTATGGCCGATGATAGCTACGGTAGGATTGTCGATAAGTGTTGCGCTGCTTACCGTTAGCTTACAGATTTTTAAAGTTGTGAGGGCAAATCCTGTTGATGCGTTAAAATATGAATAA
- a CDS encoding phytanoyl-CoA dioxygenase family protein produces the protein MLSTSLTPSQETGKLQVMHLKRFWEKSLLKREGKVIHGELKKEWRLDKILMSALGLGLEQTSVYLFETVPGFEEFEDWIIETAGMPVPETIARYNNEFGGNLLNKDIPDVLSDEQLKSWDQNGYLILKNAVSKKECDETIEVICQSIKVKREEPGTWYQHHASRQGIMVQLFQHPVIQKNRESAIIRQAYEQLWNRTDLWCTADRVGFNPPETAEWRFPGPHLHWDVSLSLPVPFGLQGILYLADTASNQGALTVVPGFQNRIENWMSELPAGANPRQQDLHALGSFPIAADAGDFIIWHHALPHGSSPNTSQKPRFVQYINYEPLNLFEAEEWI, from the coding sequence ATGCTTTCAACTTCATTAACGCCTTCACAGGAAACAGGAAAATTACAGGTTATGCACCTGAAACGATTTTGGGAAAAGTCTTTACTTAAAAGGGAAGGCAAAGTAATTCATGGTGAGCTTAAAAAGGAGTGGAGGCTAGATAAAATCCTGATGTCTGCATTAGGGCTGGGACTGGAGCAGACTTCTGTTTACTTATTTGAAACTGTACCCGGTTTTGAAGAATTTGAAGACTGGATTATTGAAACAGCAGGTATGCCTGTGCCTGAAACTATTGCCCGTTATAATAATGAATTTGGTGGAAATTTGTTAAATAAAGATATTCCTGATGTACTGAGCGATGAGCAGCTTAAATCTTGGGACCAAAACGGATACCTCATTCTAAAAAATGCTGTTTCTAAAAAAGAATGTGATGAAACAATTGAAGTCATCTGCCAGTCTATAAAAGTAAAGAGAGAAGAGCCCGGAACATGGTATCAGCATCATGCTTCCCGGCAGGGAATTATGGTGCAGTTATTTCAGCACCCTGTAATTCAAAAAAACAGGGAGTCGGCTATTATCCGACAGGCATATGAACAACTCTGGAACCGTACAGATTTATGGTGTACAGCTGACCGTGTAGGCTTTAATCCACCCGAAACAGCTGAATGGAGATTTCCAGGACCTCATCTGCATTGGGATGTAAGTTTAAGTTTACCTGTTCCCTTTGGTTTACAGGGGATACTTTACCTGGCCGATACAGCATCAAATCAGGGTGCTTTAACAGTTGTTCCGGGTTTCCAGAACAGGATAGAGAACTGGATGAGTGAACTGCCGGCAGGTGCTAATCCAAGACAACAGGATCTTCATGCACTGGGTAGTTTCCCTATTGCAGCCGATGCCGGCGATTTTATCATCTGGCATCACGCTTTACCGCATGGCAGCAGTCCTAATACTTCACAAAAACCAAGGTTTGTTCAGTATATTAATTATGAGCCTTTAAATCTTTTTGAGGCTGAGGAATGGATTTGA
- a CDS encoding aspartyl/asparaginyl beta-hydroxylase domain-containing protein, translated as MIVCAKVPVFPEYAMMNQELKSASLHWNNHFNSGNYEGSWTVLPLRSVEGRDTIIPGLTGNDIFADHPNMDMFPSVRKLLDTFQCTVKSVRLLNLAAGAVIKPHCDYELSFEQGEARLHIPLITNPDVEFYVQDQRVTMQPGECWYMNANLRHQVTNRGKTDRIHLVIDCEVNTWLGELINSAGYISHIPDYSQQQLLDMICELRDQDTVTANQLADEFEKQYNQYQPLPQILSFLQMIGLAYQLETIEGDTFLPGLKLRNGTLVIDTRRLRYPGDVLHEAGHLACMPPDIRLNMNDNLEDCDLHRGGEMMAIAWSYAACIFLKIDPEIVFHVDGYKGAGQNLIQNFNAGSVIGLPLLQWYGMCYDQSTADASGDQPFPHMISWICRKQPVIF; from the coding sequence ATGATTGTTTGTGCTAAAGTACCGGTGTTTCCTGAATATGCTATGATGAATCAGGAGCTTAAATCTGCTTCTCTGCATTGGAATAATCATTTTAACAGTGGTAACTATGAAGGTAGCTGGACAGTATTGCCGCTAAGATCAGTTGAGGGACGGGATACTATTATTCCGGGATTAACAGGAAATGATATTTTCGCAGATCATCCGAATATGGATATGTTCCCTTCTGTCCGAAAGCTACTGGATACTTTTCAGTGTACGGTCAAATCTGTAAGATTATTAAATCTGGCGGCCGGGGCAGTAATCAAGCCGCATTGCGATTATGAACTTTCATTTGAACAGGGAGAAGCAAGACTGCATATTCCCCTGATTACGAACCCGGATGTTGAATTTTATGTTCAGGATCAGCGGGTAACCATGCAGCCGGGAGAATGCTGGTATATGAATGCCAACCTGCGGCATCAGGTTACCAATAGAGGAAAAACAGACCGGATACACCTGGTCATAGATTGTGAAGTAAATACCTGGTTAGGGGAACTGATCAATTCAGCCGGTTATATTAGTCATATACCGGATTATAGCCAGCAGCAGCTTCTTGATATGATTTGTGAATTAAGAGATCAGGATACGGTAACAGCGAATCAGCTGGCTGATGAGTTTGAAAAGCAATACAATCAATATCAGCCTTTACCACAGATTCTATCATTCTTACAAATGATCGGGCTGGCCTATCAGCTGGAAACAATTGAAGGAGATACTTTTCTACCCGGTCTTAAATTACGGAATGGTACTTTGGTGATCGACACCAGGCGATTGCGTTATCCGGGTGATGTGTTACATGAAGCAGGTCATCTTGCCTGTATGCCACCGGATATCAGGCTAAATATGAATGATAATCTGGAAGATTGTGATCTGCACAGGGGCGGGGAAATGATGGCTATTGCCTGGTCATATGCAGCCTGTATTTTTCTTAAAATAGATCCTGAAATTGTATTCCATGTTGATGGATATAAGGGGGCAGGGCAAAATCTAATTCAGAACTTTAATGCGGGGAGTGTCATTGGTTTACCATTGTTACAATGGTATGGGATGTGTTATGATCAATCAACTGCAGACGCGTCCGGAGATCAGCCTTTTCCGCATATGATCAGCTGGATATGCAGAAAACAACCTGTAATATTTTAA
- a CDS encoding transposase — protein sequence MDNHPISCYHLGHYFQIDGKQLQEQYKEHISDYNGWEQKDHADQWMLFIKNVSPYLSIDETALSNGELYTIVTNKGAKGRKGAIVAMIKGTVAEDIINVLKKIPERLRKKVQEVTMDMAANMQLAIRRCFTNAHRVIDRFHVQKLAYDAVQECRIKYRWEALDAENEAIKQAKKNKTIFHGEVLSNGDTLKQLLARSRYLLFKHHSKWTQVQQNRAELLFERYPELKKAYKLSLRLGEIFKVCKSKEQAFKRLALWYNDVEDAAIEAFRTVSRSIQAHYLFILNFFTNRSTNASAESFNAKVKAFRATSRGVRDVKFFLFRLSKIYA from the coding sequence TTGGATAATCACCCAATCAGCTGCTATCATCTAGGTCATTACTTTCAGATAGACGGCAAACAGCTGCAAGAACAATACAAAGAGCATATCAGTGATTATAATGGCTGGGAGCAGAAAGATCATGCAGATCAGTGGATGTTGTTCATAAAGAATGTCAGTCCATATTTGAGTATCGACGAAACAGCTTTATCCAACGGCGAGCTCTATACCATAGTCACTAATAAAGGAGCAAAAGGGCGTAAAGGTGCGATTGTAGCGATGATCAAAGGGACAGTAGCCGAAGATATCATAAATGTACTGAAGAAAATTCCGGAAAGGCTTCGCAAAAAGGTACAGGAAGTCACCATGGATATGGCTGCAAACATGCAGTTGGCAATCAGGAGATGTTTTACCAATGCACATAGGGTTATTGATCGTTTTCATGTTCAAAAACTCGCTTATGATGCTGTACAGGAATGCAGGATCAAATATCGTTGGGAAGCTTTGGATGCAGAAAACGAAGCTATCAAACAAGCAAAAAAGAACAAAACCATATTCCATGGGGAGGTGCTTTCCAATGGAGATACGCTAAAGCAACTACTGGCCAGAAGCAGATATTTGTTGTTTAAACACCACAGCAAATGGACCCAGGTTCAGCAGAATCGGGCAGAACTACTTTTTGAGCGCTATCCCGAGTTAAAAAAGGCGTATAAACTATCTCTTAGATTAGGTGAAATATTCAAGGTATGTAAAAGCAAGGAGCAGGCGTTTAAAAGACTGGCATTGTGGTATAATGATGTGGAAGATGCTGCAATAGAAGCATTCAGAACAGTATCCAGATCTATACAGGCACATTATTTATTTATCCTGAATTTCTTTACTAACAGATCAACCAACGCGTCCGCTGAGTCATTCAATGCTAAAGTGAAGGCTTTCAGGGCAACTTCCAGGGGCGTAAGAGATGTCAAATTCTTTCTGTTCAGACTTTCTAAAATCTATGCTTAA
- a CDS encoding transposase, translating into MSQAEQTLISLLLPEGILDYFELTQVEKEGKMLNIYLEEKNIAPDGYLSKDLESKGFFPEVSIQDFPIRGQKVALCIKRRRWTVKNTSEIISRDWDLVRKGARMTTEFGLFLKGIFG; encoded by the coding sequence TTGAGTCAAGCCGAGCAAACCCTGATTAGTTTATTATTACCGGAAGGTATTCTGGATTATTTTGAATTAACGCAAGTAGAAAAAGAAGGTAAGATGTTGAATATCTACCTCGAAGAAAAAAATATAGCGCCTGATGGCTACCTAAGTAAAGACCTTGAGTCCAAAGGATTCTTTCCAGAGGTCAGTATTCAAGATTTCCCAATTCGTGGCCAGAAAGTGGCTTTATGTATTAAACGGCGTCGCTGGACGGTTAAAAACACAAGCGAAATCATTAGCAGGGATTGGGATTTAGTAAGAAAGGGGGCACGAATGACAACAGAATTCGGTCTTTTTTTAAAAGGAATATTTGGATAA
- a CDS encoding zeta toxin family protein, with translation MDNLRLFIVAGPNGSGKSLFSSKLTESDYTVFDGDKHLTEFAKKYPETGSDVLSNAVNEQVFKVEKLKAIAERKSYAFETNFSASNPMETANEFRHAGYEIHLIFMGLNSIEESIQRVEHRVRLGGHKVAEPSIRYNYEHGFKNLYKHFHEFDSVTLYDNAIADIAEPVIPREILYILDGRLHLEIKSYPEWVAPLLERL, from the coding sequence ATGGATAATTTGAGGCTTTTTATAGTTGCAGGACCAAATGGATCTGGCAAAAGTCTTTTCTCCAGCAAACTTACGGAATCGGACTATACAGTCTTTGATGGAGATAAGCATCTAACCGAGTTTGCTAAAAAATATCCAGAAACAGGAAGCGACGTGTTGTCAAATGCGGTCAACGAGCAGGTTTTTAAAGTAGAAAAATTAAAAGCCATTGCTGAGCGGAAAAGCTACGCATTTGAGACAAACTTCAGTGCCTCAAATCCAATGGAAACAGCAAATGAGTTCCGCCATGCAGGATATGAGATACATCTTATTTTTATGGGGCTTAATTCAATTGAGGAATCCATACAGCGTGTCGAGCATAGGGTCAGGTTGGGTGGTCACAAGGTTGCAGAACCTTCCATTCGCTATAATTATGAACATGGCTTCAAAAATCTCTACAAACATTTTCATGAGTTCGATTCTGTAACATTGTATGACAATGCCATTGCCGATATTGCCGAGCCCGTCATTCCAAGGGAGATATTGTACATTCTGGATGGTCGGTTACAT